One Drechmeria coniospora strain ARSEF 6962 chromosome 01, whole genome shotgun sequence genomic region harbors:
- a CDS encoding DEAH-box RNA helicase: MAKHVSRQRKHKVLARERAKENARHEVEDTNQEILPSDRKALEEKKARMKEELRQDGVKISGKKAKRLEKYIDNKLKKDENRVLLAKLAASRVDTTLFSSSRSLGQGKETKKQILARALRETKAGIEDENAQKILLERRREPTEEDEVEEVDDGDSDEDGKAPQSSKTKEMEIVPVPTLALPAAKDPATLGSGLKRPLETDDDGRPVIKKRQKRGGVKTKIQPVPVVASTSDGSEADEWAGIDSDDARVDISSESDGESSGSGNGSDDDQASGSGSDDESSEDDDGESTDGEVVDGEARAQRSSAFKAWATQQRNEALGFQPTDAATAALEIPKPENFIPRAPEQDPLPLELKPTTRTDRKVFSVTVTRTPEIQEARLKLPVVSEEQRLMEAIHNHDVVVICGSTGSGKTTQIPQFLYESGFGSPDSPTPGMIGITQPRRVAAVSMSKRVAEELGDHAGAVAYQIRFEGTVDAKTAVKFMTDGVLLREIAQDFALRKYSAIIIDEAHERSVNTDILIGMLSRVIKLRAELALEDPALKPLKLIIMSATLRIEDLTMNSTLFPTPPPVLEVEGRQHPVTMHFARKTPHDYVEEAFKKISRGHKKLPPGGFLVFLTGRNEIIQLSKQLKAAFGGPNSADGPKVQISASEAPVEVEDIEFGDVDDFAAEDMDDDLGSDEEEEEEFQIEEEQQEAPLKMQILPLYSLLPTREQMRVFEEPPEGTRQIVLATNVAETSLTIPGTRFVFDCGRAKERHHDRTSGVQSYNIGWVSKASANQRSGRAGRTGPGHCYRLYSSAVFERDFAAFSDPELLRMPIEGVVLQLKAMNLQNVVNFPFPTPPERQSLAKSEKLLTYLSALSTSGQVTQIGKTMSVFPLSPRFARILLVGHLHDCLPYTIALVAGLSAAEVFIPENQAIPTLAANDDAAVRTNADVMAEDRQANIRRMFNDVQKNFCFLDDKSDAIKLLQVVGEFAHEPTEEWCESHFVRFKVLKEIQQLRRQISELLRANVPAFASLKYQDKLEPPSPKQVSALKQMVAAGFVDQVALRADMAPNPPEHYRKPRRAIDVPYIPLIPLHAAGADSSSGLVYIHPTSPLAHLSTQECPEYVVYSYLQRATPSGLDPQKTPKTRMHSLTDVTGGQLSGLAKGTPLISYGKPIKEVKAASAVDGGTTRECWVVPYLRAESTGGQGWPLPAKKVKQIKVPGKGWVVE, translated from the coding sequence ATGGCCAAGCATGTGTCCCGCCAGCGCAAGCACAAAGTGCTTGCTCGCGAAAGGGCCAAGGAAAATGCCCGGCATGAAGTCGAGGACACGAACCAGGAAATCCTGCCCAGCGACAggaaggcgctcgaggagaagaaggctCGCATGAAGGAGGAGCTGCGCCAGGATGGAGTTAAAATAAGCGGCAAAAAGGCAAAGCGCCTTGAGAAATACATCGACAATAAACTCAAGAAAGACGAAAACCGGGTACTGCTGGCCAagttggcggcgagccgaGTCGACACCACCCTCttctcgagcagcaggtcgcTTGGCCAGGGCAAAGAGACGAAAAAGCAGATCCTCGCGCGAGCGTTGAGGGAGACCAAGGCAGGAATCGAGGACGAGAATGCGCAAAAGATCCTGCTCGAGAGGAGAAGAGAACcgaccgaggaggacgaagtGGAGGAagtggacgatggcgacagcgacgaggatggaaaGGCTCCCCAATCCAGCAAAACGAAAGAAATGGAGATCGTCCCTGTTCCAACCTTGGCGCTGCCGGCCGCGAAGGACCCCGCCACACTTGGATCAGGTCTCAAACGGCCGCTCGAGACGGATGATGATGGTCGCCCCGTCATCAAAAAGCGGCAGAAGAGAGGAGGCGTGAAGACAAAGATTCAGCCTGTGCCTGTTGTCGCGTCCACCTCGGACGGGTCCGAGGCTGACGAGTGGGCCGGCATTGACAGCGATGATGCCAGAGTAGACATCTCGAGCGAGAGTGACGGCGAGTCTAGCGGCAGTGGAAATggttccgacgacgaccaagcCTCTGGTTCTGGCTCTGATGATGAATCCAgtgaggatgacgacggcgaatcGACAGACGgcgaagtcgtcgacggggaagCAAGAGCGCAGAGGTCATCGGCGTTCAAAGCTTGGGCCACCCAGCAACGAAATGAAGCTCTTGGATTCCAACCGACCGATGCCGCGACGGCTGCTCTGGAAATACCCAAGCCGGAAAACTTCATACCCAGGGCACCCGAGCAGGATCCATTACCGCTCGAACTCAAGCCAACCACAAGAACGGACCGAAAGGTGTTCAgtgtgacggtgacgagaaCACCAGAGATCCAAGAGGCCCGTCTGAAGCTCCCTGTCGTGTCCGAAGAACAACGGCTCATGGAGGCAATCCACAaccacgacgtcgtcgtcatttGCGGTTCTACCGGTTCTGGAAAGACCACCCAGATCCCCCAGTTTCTCTACGAATCCGGATTTGGCTCTCCCGACTCTCCAACGCCCGGCATGATTGGCATCACGCAACCGCGTCGAGTCGCGGCCGTCAGCATGTCGAAGCGAGTGGCtgaggagctcggcgaccACGCGGGAGCCGTCGCCTACCAGATTCGGTTCGAGGGTACCGTGGACGCCAAGACGGCCGTCAAGTTCATGACGGACGGTGTTTTGCTTCGAGAGATTGCCCAGGACTTTGCGCTGCGCAAATACTCAGCCATAATAATCGACGAGGCCCACGAGAGGAGCGTCAATACCGACATTCTCATCGGCATGCTCAGTCGTGTCATCAAGCTGCGGGCCGAGCTGGCTCTCGAGGACCCTGCGCTCAAACCGCTGAAGCTGATCATCATGTCGGCTACGCTGAGGATAGAAGACCTCACCATGAATTCGACGCTATTTCCCACCCCGCCGCccgtcctcgaggtcgagggacGGCAGCATCCCGTCACGATGCACTTTGCCCGAAAGACTCCACATGACTACGTCGAGGAGGCGTTCAAAAAGATAAGCCGGGGACACAAGAAGCTTCCTCCTGGCGGATTCTTGGTTTTCTTGACCGGCCGTAACGAGATCATCCAGCTGAGCAAGCAGTTAAAGGCTGCCTTTGGCGGGCCCAACTCTGCCGACGGACCCAAGGTGCAAATATCGGCAAGTGAAGCGCCCGTGGAGGTGGAGGACATCGAGTTTGGAGATGTCGATGACTTCGCCGCTGAAGACATGGACGACGATCTgggctcggacgaggaggaggaggaagagttCCAGATCGAAGAAGAACAGCAGGAAGCGCCGCTCAAGATGCAGATATTACCGCTCTACTCGTTGCTTCCCACAAGGGAGCAGATGAGAGTGTTTGAGGAACCCCCGGAAGGAACGCGGCAGATTGTGTTGGCCACCAACGTTGCCGAGACGAGTTTGACCATTCCAGGAACTCGCTTCGTCTTTGACTGCGGGAGGGCGAAGGAGAGGCATCACGATCGCACCAGCGGAGTTCAGAGCTACAACATCGGCTGGGTCAGCAAAGCCAGCGCAAACCAGCGTTCCGGTCGTGCTGGTCGGACAGGGCCCGGCCACTGCTACAGACTCtactcctcggccgtctttgAGCGAGATTTCGCTGCCTTTTCGGACCCCGAGCTGCTGCGGATGCCTATAGAGGGTGTCGTCTTGCAGCTCAAGGCCATGAACCTCCAAAACGTCGTCAACTTTCCCTTCCCCACACCGCCAGAGAGGCAGAGCTTGGCCAAGTCAGAAAAGTTGTTGACCTATTTGTCTGCGCTTTCAACGAGCGGCCAGGTGACGCAGATCGGCAAGACCATGTCCGTCTTCCCCTTGTCTCCTCGTTTCGCACGCatcctgctcgtcggccacctccACGACTGTCTGCCTTATACgatcgccctcgtcgccgggtTATCTGCCGCCGAGGTCTTCATTCCCGAAAACCAAGCGATACCTACGTTGGCGGCCAACGACGATGCAGCGGTCCGTACGAATGCCGACGTCATGGCAGAGGACCGTCAAGCCAACATAAGGCGCATGTTCAACGATGTCCAAAAGAACTTTTGCTTCCTGGATGACAAATCTGACGCCATCAAGCTGCTGCAGGTTGTTGGCGAGTTTGCGCACGAGCCGACGGAGGAGTGGTGCGAGAGTCATTTTGTTCGCTTCAAGGTGCTCAAGGAGATCCAACAGCTGCGCAGGCAGATTTCGGAGCTCCTGCGGGCCAACGTGCCAGCGTTTGCAAGCCTGAAATACCAGGACAAGCTGGAGCCGCCTTCGCCGAAACAGGTGAGCGCGCTGAAGCAGatggtcgccgccggcttcgtcgaccaGGTGGCACTGCGGGCAGACATGGCGCCCAACCCACCAGAGCATTACAGGAAGCCTCGGCGGGCCATCGACGTGCCATACATCCCGCTCATTCCTCtgcacgccgccggcgccgacagcagcagcggccTCGTGTATATCCACCCTACATCGCCGCTCGCCCACCTCAGCACGCAGGAGTGTCCCGAGTACGTGGTGTACTCGTACCTTCAGCGTGCCACGCCGTCGGGTCTAGACCCGCAGAAGACTCCCAAGACAAGGATGCACTCGCTGACGGACGTGACGGGTGGCCAACTTTCCGGTCTAGCCAAGGGTACGCCACTGATTAGTTACGGCAAGCCGATTAAGGAGGTCAAGGCTGCGTCGGCAGTTGATGGTGGCACAACACGGGAGTGCTGGGTGGTGCCATATCTCAGGGCTGAGAGCACGGGGGGTCAAGGCTGGCCGTTGCCAGCCAAGAAGGTCAAGCAGATCAAAGTGCCCGGCAAGGGCTGGGTGGTGGAATGA
- a CDS encoding serine/threonine-protein phosphatase 2B catalytic subunit has protein sequence MDREEEPPSVEVRRTQQQVNNAIRAIQEKKPIPEIDFSIHTMEDGSQVSTMERVCKDVQAPAMSKPTDEQFYSDESRTKPDINFLKQHFYREGRLTEEQALFILKTGSDILHAEPNLLEMDAPITVCGDVHGQYYDLMKLFEVGGDPAETRYLFLGDYVDRGYFSIECVLYLWSLKIHYPKSLWLLRGNHECRHLTDYFTFKLECKHKYSETVYDACMEAFCSLPLAAVMNKQFLCIHGGLSPELHTLDDLKSIDRFREPPTQGLMCDILWADPLEDFGQEKSSDYFLHNHVRGCSYFFSYPAACAFLEKNNLLSVIRAHEAQDAGYRMYRKTRTTGFPSVMTIFSAPNYLDVYNNKAAVLKYENNVMNIRQFNCTPHPYWLPNFMDVFTWSLPFVGEKITDMLIAILSTCSEEELKEETPSSNSPQSPTASLPPDDPNSVEFKRRAIKNKILAIGRMSRVFQVLREESEKVTELKTVSGGRLPAGTLMLGAEGIKNAISSFEDARKVDLQNERLPPSHEEVVKHQEEERASALQKAAQDAENDTKVQQLARRLSTDRKHRGP, from the exons ATGGATCGCGAGGAGGAGCCCCCGTCGGTCGAGGTGCGCCGCACCCAGCAGCAGGTCAACAATGCCATCCGCGCCATCCAGGAGAAGAAGCCGATCCCGGAGATTGACTTTTCCATCCACACCATGGAGGACGGCTCCCAGGTGAGCACCATGGAGCGCGTGTGCAAAG ACGTCCAGGCCCCCGCCATGTCCAAACCGACGGACGAGCAGTTCTACTCGGACGAGAGCCGCACGAAGCCCGACATCAACTTCCTCAAGCAGCACTTCTACCGCGAGGGCCGCCTGACCGAGGAGCAGGCTCTCTTCATCCTCAAGACCGGATCCGACATCCTGCACGCCGAGCCCAACCTTCTCGAGATGGACGCCCCCATCACCGTCTGCGGCGACGTCCACGGCCAGTACTACGATCTCATGAAGCTCTTCGAGGTCGGAGGCGACCCGGCCGAGACGCGCtacctcttcctcggcgactACGTCGACCGCGGCTACTTCAGCATCGAATGCGTCCTCTACCTCTGGTCCCTCAAGATTCACTATCCCAAGTCGCTCTGGCTCCTGCGCGGCAACCACGAGTGTCGGCATCTGACCGACTACTTCACCTTCAAGCTcgagtgcaagcacaagtactccgagACCGTCTACGACGCCTGCATGGAGGCCTTCTGCAGCCtgcccctcgccgccgtcatgaaCAAGCAGTTCCTCTGCATCCACGGCGGCCTCAGCCCCGAGCTGCACACGCTCGATGACCTGAAGAGC ATTGACCGTTTCAGGGAGCCCCCCACCCAGGGGCTCATGTGCGACATTCTCTGGGCCGATCCGCTCGAGGATTTCGGCCAGGAAAAGTCGAGCGACTACTTCCTCCACAACCACGTGCGCGGCTGCTCCTACTTCTTCTCCTACCCGGCCGCCTGCGCCTTTCTGGAGAAGAACAACCTGCTGTCGGTGATTCGCGCGCACGAGGCCCAGGACGCAGGCTACCGCATGTACCGCAAGACCCGCACCACCGGCTTCCCCAGCGTCATGACCATCTTCTCCGCGCCCAACTACCTCGACGTCTACAACAACAAGGCGGCCGTGCTCAAGTACGAGAACAATGTCATGAACATTCGTCAGTTCAACTGCACCCCCCACCCCTACTGGCTTCCCAACTTCATGGACGTCTTCACCTGGTCCTTGCCCTTTGTCGGCGAGAAGATCACCGACATgctcatcgccatcctcaGCACCTGctccgaggaggagctcaaggaggAGACCCCTTCGTCGAACTCGCCgcagtcgccgacggcgtccctGCCGCCCGACGATCCCAACTCGGTCGAGTTCAAGCGGAGGGCCATCAAGAATAAGATCCTGGCCATCGGTCGCATGTCGCGCGTCTTCCAAGTCCTGCGAGAGGAGTCTGAAAAGGTTACGGAGCTTAAGACCGTCTCCGGCGGAAGGCTGCCCGCGGGAACCTTGATGCTCGGGGCCGAGGGCATCAAGAACGCCATCAGCTCCTTCGAGGATGCTCGTAAGGTCGACTTGCAGAATGAGCGCCTGCCTCCGAGCCACGAGGAGGTGGTCAAGCaccaggaggaggagcgggcGTCGGCGCTCCAGAAGGCCGCTCAGGATGCCGAGAACGACACCAAGGTGCAGCAGCTTGCGAGGAGACTTAGCAC GGACCGCAAGCATCGAGGGCCGTGA
- a CDS encoding Mediator complex, subunit Med6, translating into MANPNDPPLDEIQWRSPPILASMGGLHSNTILFYFAESPFFERTSNNAVIMSQAMNNMSMYHFIQTREVFEGRLKTMSGLEFIVGEEPAETGPGMGTGVWVIRKQTRRKRYQEDDEITVHASFFVVGENIYMAPTLADILASRIMMISSAISKALPAAEQAQTWNPATGHVYRPPQSQSQATGRQKGQGSADGTPVPDGAAAKSTPASQKNDELSLERASEEAFLTHMRHGGEYIDENPITGRPGEFHLSSTGRKAVPPPQVTSGSAMGAVNGPKLNTKFDDKKDGKADKTAKSATTPKLKRRKSKISNGNTPAQTPTAS; encoded by the exons ATGGCCAACCCCAACGACCCCCCCCTCGACGAGATACAATGGCGCTCGCCGCCCATACTCGCCTCCATGGGCGGCCTGCACTCCAACACCATCCTCTTCTACTTTGCCGAATCGCCCTTTTTCGAACGAACATCCAACAACGCGGTCATCATGAGCCAGGCGATGAACAACATGTCCATGTACCACTTCATCCAGACGCGCGAGGTTTTCGAAGGCCGCCTCAAGACCATGTCAGGGCTCGAGTTCATCGTGGGAGAGGAGCCTGCCGAGACGGGGCCCGGAATGGGAACGGGCGTCTGGGTCATTCGCAAGCAGACGAGGCGGAAGCGGTAccaggaagacgacgagatTACCGTCCATGCTTCCTTTTTCGTCGTGGGAGAGAATATCTATATGGCGCCCACGCTCGCCGACATACTCGCCTCAAGGATT ATGATGATATCATCGGCCATATCCAAAGCTCTGCCCGCTGCCGAACAGGCCCAGACATGGAACCCGGCCACGGGCCATGTCTATCGTCCTCcccagagccagagccaaGCTACGGGCCGACAAAAGGGTCAGGGATCGGCTGACGGCACGCCGGTGCCAGAcggggccgccgccaagtCAACGCCTGCCTCGCAAAAGAACGACGAACTTTCACTGGAGAGAGCGTCCGAGGAGGCGTTTCTGACGCATATGCGCCATGGTGGCGAATACATTGACGAGAATCCCATCACCGGTCGGCCAGGCGAGTTTCACCTGTCGTCTACTGGCCGCAAAGCGGTGCCTCCACCTCAGGTGACGTCCGGATCCGCCATGGGCGCGGTGAACGGGCCAAAATTGAACACAAAATTTGACGACAAGAAGGATGGCAAAGCAGACAAGACGGCCAagtcggccacgacgccgaaACTGAAACGCAGGAAGAGCAAGATAAGCAACGGAAATACGCCGGCACAGACGCCGACTGCATCCTGA
- a CDS encoding kinase phosphorylation protein: protein MDLLAGIRKTGSRGGVNFSWDEIATSTHRENYLGHSLKAPVGRWQKGKDLNWYAKADLAPADGSETVEEREERERKEEIRRVKEAEEDALARALGLPPPQRTTSGANAVEVGIQRHIGPSVSVSEDTETRTGGIDGDTEVEAAEGMATVNTAMAGTVEEAVTVKRTGQGTEVEMVDGLSIDLVENVAEM, encoded by the exons ATGGACCTGTTGGCCGGCATCCGCAAGACGGGTTCCCGTGGAGGCGTCAACTTTAGCTGGGACGAGATCGCGACATCAACCCATCGAGAAAACTATCTTGGCCACAGCCTCAAAGCGCCCGTCGGCCGATGGCAGAAGGGCAAAGACTTGAACTGGTACGCCAAAGCCGATTTGGCGCCGGCCGATGGTAGCGAAACGGTTGAGGAGCGGGAGGAACGGGAGCGCAAGGAGGAAATACGCAGGGTCAAGGAAGCAGAGGAAGACGCTCTCGCTCGGGCGCTgggcctgccgccgccacaGCGAACGACTTCCGGTGCGAATGCGGTCGAGGTTGGAATCCAGAGGCATATTGGGCCT AGCGTGAGCGTGAGCGAAGACACCGAGACTCGGACCGGAGGGATCGACGGCGACACCGAAGTGGAAGCCGCAGAAGGTATGGCGACCGTGAAcacggcgatggcgggcaCCGTCGAAGAAGCCGTGACCGTGAAGCGAACCGGCCAAGGGACCGAAGTCGAGATGGTGGACGGGTTGAGCATCGATCTCGTCGAGAACGTGGCCGAGATGTGA